A genomic region of Arvicola amphibius chromosome X, mArvAmp1.2, whole genome shotgun sequence contains the following coding sequences:
- the Fam50a gene encoding protein FAM50A: MAQYKGAASEAGRAMHLMKKREKQREQMEQMKQRIAEENIMKSNIDKKFSAHYDAVEAELKSSTVGLVTLNDMKAKQEALVKEREKQLAKKEQSKELQLKLEKLREKERKKEAKRKISSLSFTLEEEEEGGEEEEEVAMYEEELEREEITTKKRKLGKNPDVDTSFLPDRDREEEENRLREELRQEWEAKQEKIKSEEIEITFSYWDGSGHRRTVKMKKGNTMQQFLQKALEILRKDFSELRSAGVEQLMYIKEDLIIPHHHSFYDFIVTKARGKSGPLFNFDVHDDVRLLSDATVEKDESHAGKVVLRSWYEKNKHIFPASRWEPYDPEKKWDKYTIR; the protein is encoded by the exons ATGGCTCAGTATAAGGGCGCCGCAAGCGAGGCGGGCCGCGCCATGCACCTgatgaagaaaagggagaaacagCGTGAGCAAATGGAGCAGATGAAGCAGAGGATCGCAGAG GAGAATATAATGAAATCCAACATTGATAAGAAGTTTTCTGCCCACTATGACGCTGTGGAAGCAGAGCTCAAGTCCAGTACTGTGG GTCTTGTGACCCTGAATGACATGAAGGCCAAACAGGAGGCActggtgaaggagagagagaagcagctgGCAAAAAAGGAACAGTCAAAGGAGTTACAGCT GAAGCTAGAGAAGCTGCGAGAGAAGGAGCGCAAGAAGGAGGCCAAGCGGAAGATCTCTAGCCTGTCCTTCAccttggaggaagaagaggagggaggtgaagaggaggaagaggtggccaTGTATGAGGAGGAACTGGAGAGGGAAG AGATCaccacaaagaaaaggaaattgggGAAGAACCCTGATGTAGACACGAGCTTCTTGCCTGACCGGGACAGGGAG GAGGAGGAGAATCGGCTTCGAGAAGAGCTGCGTCAGGAATGGGAAGCCAAGCAGGAGAAAATCAAGA GTGAAGAGATTGAAATCACCTTTAGTTACTGGGATGGCTCTGGACACCGGCGCACAGTTAAG ATGAAAAAGGGCAACACCATGCAGCAGTTCCTGCAGAAAGCACTCGAGATCTTGCGCAAAGACTTCAGTGAGCTCAG GTCAGCAGGGGTGGAGCAGCTCATGTATATCAAGGAGGACCTAATCATCCCCCAC CATCACAGCTTCTATGATTTCATCGTCACCAAAGCACGAGGAAAGAGTG GGCCACTCTTCAACTTCGATGTTCATGATGATGTACGACTGCTCAGTGATGCCACTGTGGAGAAGGATGAG tcacatgcaggcaaagtgGTGCTGAGGAGCTGGTATGAGAAGAACAAGCACATCTTTCCTGCCAGTCGCTGGGAGCCCTATGACCCAGAGAAGAAATGGGACAAGTACACG ATCCGGTGA